The following proteins come from a genomic window of Lolium rigidum isolate FL_2022 chromosome 5, APGP_CSIRO_Lrig_0.1, whole genome shotgun sequence:
- the LOC124651591 gene encoding TNF receptor-associated factor homolog 1a-like, with protein sequence MAGSVEVDHTEDGRSSSTEDLPSDQQSYSGESLAEWRSSEQVENGTPSTSPAYSDTDDDDCGPRPAELYGKFTWRIDNFSQINKRELRSNSFDVGGYKWYILIYPQGCDVCNHLSLFLCVANHDKLLPGWSHFAQFTIAVINKDPKKSKYSDTLHRFWKKEHDWGWKKFMELSKLHDGFIVEDVLTIKAQVQVIREKADRPFRCLDGQYRRELVRVYLSNVEQICRRFIDERRSKLCRLIEDRLRWSSFNAFWLGMDPSVRRQMTREKTDTILKVLVKHFFIEKEVTSTLVMDALHSGLKALEYKSKNKLGVSKLTEADARSTSMVLVEQDMFVLADDVLLLLERATLDTLPHQPLPAKDEKSSQNRTKDSSSGDDFNKDSIERDDRRLIELGLKTLEFFALAHIFSRIEVSYQEAVALKRQEELIREEEAAGLAEIELKAKRSAAEKEKRIRKKQAKQKKNSHKNNKGKSERFDMKDIVIETTPSDDRVPDDVSSQAEEVTLNADNPDEASDVSDNRDDNSEVLQMDFEDRESSPVNWETDASETQATTVPGGGEAQNDQAGKRPSCVDDSSSTCSSDSVPSVILNGSSAEGAWTSVKSSSNRGNNRRNKDTDTRTGHAHGGSNSTPNGNFGSSNSRDMKLEAEDYKVVPQKKQNAQRQVDVMSPSKLRVTESSFPSMSPAKKQPIFSQQPKSSLESTGSLTSRASEVSGAAGTATRTGVSSTPIVQQVPNKGPRTNPPTHIERPVPVVSRPLQIPVPTKSEAQKPTSLVNSATATQATTVSRPLSAPQVPAAKQGAPAVSTVQTAPALSRSRSAVGRLGNEPSASAPSYIPRSYRNAMMEKSSAGASGLTHQTSLSGQGVTHSQSMFSSSPSILSPDTSSRKEIPSLKPGFTFGTVKPESLNQYQWREESSQEASCSSINDNGVLNSSMVNEFEKLNLNGRPRSKQLLSEISTRFTPYQPQGLVGEEFPHLDIINDLLDEELSDGRKVLQPGFARQFSLPNNVPNNASTPDYGMFSDPYLFDQSEQYYDEELAPYYSDLNGAPPQGLRDRSYSQFDLPSYSSSQFDDMAMSQWPYSRADNSSVPSFGADVNAYPYQLRDYPTSANGASSRYPSYHHANGH encoded by the exons ATGGCTGGCAGTGTCGAGGTAGACCACACAGAGGATGGTAGATCCTCGTCAACCGAGGACTTGCCCAGCGATCAACAAAGCTATTCCGGGGAATCTTTAGCAGAGTGGAGGTCAAGCGAGCAAGTCGAGAATGGGACACCGTCCACTTCACCAGCGTACTCGGACACTGATGACGATGATTGTG GGCCAAGGCCTGCTGAACTTTATGGGAAGTTTACATGGAGGATCGACAATTTTTCCCAAATTAATAAGAGGGAGCTCCGTAGCAACTCCTTTGATGTTGGCGGTTATAAATG GTACATCCTGATTTATCCACAAGGATGTGATGTTTGCAATCACTTGTcgctctttctttgtgttgcaaaCCATGATAAACTGCTCCCAG GATGGAGTCACTTTGCACAGTTTACAATAGCTGTAATTAATAAAGATCCTAAGAAATCCAAGTACTCTG ATACGCTGCACCGATTTTGGAAGAAAGAGCATGACTGGGGGTGGAAAAAATTTATGGAGCTGTCAAAATTACATGATGGCTTTATTGTTGAGGATGTTCTTACCATCAAAGCTCAAGTTCAAGTTATTAG GGAGAAGGCGGACCGCCCATTTCGCTGCCTTGATGGCCAGTACCGAAGGGAACTAGTTAGGGTGTATTTATCAAATGTGGAGCAAATTTGTCGGCGATTTATTGACGAAAGAAGAAGCAAGCTTTGCCGGCTGATTGAGGATAGACTCAGATGGTCCAG TTTCAATGCATTCTGGCTAGGGATGGATCCAAGTGTGCGACGGCAGATGACAAGGGAAAAGACCGACACCATATTAAAAGTTCTAGTGAAACATTTTTTCATAGAAAAGGAAGTTACATCAACCTTAGTAATGGACGCACTGCATAGCGGACTGAAGGCTCTGGAGTATAAGAGCAAGAATAAACTGGGCGTATCTAAACTAACAGAGGCAGATGCTCGAAGCACTTCTATGGTGCTTGTTGAGCAGGATATGTTTGTCTTGGCAGATGATGTGTTACTTTTGCTTGAAAGAGCTACATTAGATACACTGCCACATCAACCATTGCCTGCGAAGGATGAAAAAAGTTCACAGAACCGCACAAAG GATAGCAGCTCAGGTGATGACTTCAACAAAGACTCTATTGAACGTGATGATAGACGACTTATAGAGCTTGGCTTGAAGACGCTTGAATTTTTTGCCTTGGCTCATATATTCAG TCGAATAGAAGTGTCATACCAAGAGGCGGTGGCTTTAAAGCGCCAAGAGGAGCTCATTCGTGAAGAAGAAGCTGCTGGGCTTGCAGAAATTGAACTTAAGGCAAAGCGGAGTGCTGCTGAGAAGGAAAAACGTATAAGGAAAAAACAG GCCAAACAGAAGAAAAACAGTCACAAAAATAATAAAGGAAAAAGTGAAAGGTTTGACATGAAGGATATAGTTATAGAGACCACTCCATCAGATGATAGAGTCCCTGATGATGTCTCAAGTCAAGCCGAAGAAGTGACCTTAAATGCCGACAATCCTGATGAAGCATCTGATGTTTCTGATAACAGAGACGATAATTCAGAGGTGCTTCAGATGGACTTTGAAGACCGTGAATCCAGTCCGGTTAATTGGGAAACAGACGCTTCAGAAACTCAAGCGACAACTGTGCCTGGAGGTGGTGAGGCGCAAAATGACCAAGCAGGAAAGAGGCCTTCATGTGTGGATGATAGCTCATCTACTTGTTCATCTGACTCGGTTCCTTCAGTTATTTTGAATGGGTCGTCTGCGGAAGGTGCCTGGACAAGTGTCAAATCCTCATCCAACAG AGGGAATAACCGGAGGAATAAGGACACTGATACACGAACAGGGCATGCACATGGTGGATCAAATTCAACACCTAATGGTAATTTCGGATCTAGCAATTCAAGGGACATGAAACTTGAAGCTGAG GATTACAAAGTTGTGCCGCAGAAGAAGCAAAATGCACAGCGGCAAGTTGATGTCATGAGCCCCTCCAAGTTAAGAGTGACAGAGTCTTCCTTTCCTTCTATGAGCCCTGCTAAGAAGCAACCTATCTTCTCCCAGCAGCCAAAATCTTCATTAGAAAGCACAGGCAGTCTGACTTCCCGTGCAAGCGAAGTTTCAGGTGCTGCAGGTACTGCTACAAGAACGGGTGTCTCTTCAACCCCAATAGTTCAGCAAGTTCCAAATAAAGGGCCTCGGACAAATCCTCCAACCCATATTGAGAGGCCAGTTCCAGTTGTAAGTAGACCTCTGCAGATACCTGTACCCACCAAGTCTGAAGCTCAGAAGCCAACTTCTCTGGTAAATAGCGCTACTGCTACCCAGGCGACTACTGTTTCGAGGCCCTTGAGTGCCCCACAAGTCCCTGCAGCAAAACAAGGGGCACCTGCTGTTTCAACAGTTCAGACTGCACCAGCTCTTTCTCGTTCGAGGAGTGCAGTTGGACGGCTGGGCAATGAGCCTTCTGCCAGTGCTCCTAGCTACATTCCCCGGTCATACCGTAATGCCATGATGGAGAAAAGTTCTGCTGGGGCAAGCGGTCTCACTCACCAGACAAGTTTGTCAGGCCAGGGAGTTACGCACTCACAGTCAATGTTTTCATCATCACCTTCCATTCTGTCACCAGATACCTCATCTAGGAAAGAAATTCCATCATTGAAGCCTGGATTTACGTTTGGAACCGTGAAGCCTGAGTCACTCAACCAGTACCAGTGGAGAGAGGAGAGCTCACAAGAGGCAAGCTGCAGCAGCATTAATGATAATGGTGTGCTGAATTCAAGCATGGTTAATGAGTTTGAGAAGCTCAATTTGAATGGAAGACCACGGAGCAAGCAACTGTTGTCAGAAATTTCTACCAGATTCACTCCATACCAACCGCAAGGCCTGGTGGGAGAGGAGTTCCCTCACCTAGACATCATCAACGACTTGCTGGATGAGGAGCTCAGCGATGGAAGAAAGGTTCTACAGCCGGGATTTGCTCGGCAGTTCTCTTTGCCCAACAATGTGCCAAACAATGCCAGCACACCTGATTATGGTATGTTTAGCGATCCATATCTGTTTGATCAGTCCGAGCAATACTATGATGAGGAACTTGCACCGTACTACAGTGATCTGAACGGTGCTCCTCCTCAAGGGCTTAGGGACCGGAGCTATTCACAGTTTGATCTCCCCTCATACTCCAGCAGTCAGTTTGACGACATGGCGATGAGCCAGTGGCCATACAGCCGCGCCGACAACTCCTCGGTGCCAAGCTTCGGGGCAGATGTGAACGCCTACCCCTATCAGTTGAGGGATTATCCAACCTCAGCAAACGGAGCAAGCAGCCGCTATCCTTCCTATCACCATGCGAATGGGCATTGA